A part of Fervidobacterium thailandense genomic DNA contains:
- a CDS encoding metallophosphoesterase family protein gives MVWAIGDVHGCVEALRKLLDEVSPSEYDKLIFLGDYIDRGPDSKAVVELLIELSKKHKCVFIRGNHEQMLLDVLDGGEDPYLWLINGAQATWRSYGTLEALKNDQTHLDFFRSTVYYHIESVDGIDYLFVHGGVRPRIPLEQQNPQDLLWIREEFILKRHHLPYIVVFGHTPMEDVFIAEDKIGIDTGCVYGGKLTAFCVNNGKKVQVSCGRAW, from the coding sequence TTGGTTTGGGCCATCGGAGATGTACATGGGTGCGTTGAAGCCCTAAGAAAGCTCCTTGACGAGGTTTCTCCTTCCGAATACGATAAGCTGATATTTCTCGGAGACTACATCGATCGAGGGCCAGATTCAAAGGCCGTCGTGGAGTTGCTTATAGAGCTGAGTAAAAAACACAAGTGCGTTTTTATCCGTGGGAATCACGAGCAGATGCTCCTTGATGTACTCGACGGTGGTGAAGACCCCTATCTTTGGTTGATAAACGGTGCTCAGGCAACGTGGAGAAGTTACGGTACACTCGAGGCTTTGAAGAACGATCAGACGCACCTTGATTTCTTCCGTTCCACAGTATATTATCACATCGAATCCGTCGATGGTATCGACTATCTCTTCGTTCACGGAGGTGTCAGGCCGAGAATACCTCTTGAACAACAGAACCCCCAGGACCTGCTCTGGATAAGGGAAGAGTTTATTCTTAAGAGGCACCATCTACCGTACATAGTGGTATTCGGACACACACCGATGGAAGATGTGTTCATTGCTGAAGATAAAATTGGGATCGACACCGGTTGTGTTTACGGTGGTAAACTCACAGCATTCTGTGTGAACAACGGAAAGAAAGTGCAGGTGAGTTGTGGACGTGCTTGGTGA
- the topA gene encoding type I DNA topoisomerase — MAQKSDKTDKKKVIIVESPAKAKTIENILGEEYLVLSSKGHVRDLPQKDFGVDLKTLEMEFEIIPGKESVVQHLKEATQGKEVLLASDPDREGEAIAWHLSTLLNVKGKNRITFSEITPRAIKEAVQSPREIDMNKVNAQLARRVLDRIVGYKISPLLWRIMKDAKSAGRVQSAALKIVCERERERVKFVPQKFFKIWVEVAGLKAYLTKVDGKKVKPTDVTKEIADEVSKSVRQVRLINVDIKEVKKNPPQPFITSTLQQDASSKLGFPVSKTMKIAQELYEGIDTPEGHIAFITYMRTDSTRVSEEAKEAAADFIAKHFGEQYVGEGVKKAREKTKAKVQDAHECIRPVDVFLTPEAAKKLLDRDHYRLYELIWKRFIASQMTPAVYKQFSYDFESGPYLFEATARERLFDGFESVYSVDDEKPETHKELKVNETYAVEPKVQESETTPPDRFTEASLVKTLESEGIGRPSTYATIIQTLLDRKYVVKKKRALVPTILGFIVNEYLEERFPDVVDKNFTAEMEKELDEVENGKKDWKTVIRDFLKEFSKDLMNAEKEFFSIDYETDLTCNCGKNFYLKVGKFGLYLLCKNCNKTSKVDPERIGVIVDGKALFNLRSEASEPGREEANENSDELPNVAEEHAVQRSYRYKRSTSPSGSGKKRKKT; from the coding sequence ATGGCCCAGAAGAGCGATAAAACCGACAAAAAGAAGGTAATAATCGTTGAATCCCCGGCAAAGGCGAAAACAATAGAAAACATCCTTGGTGAAGAGTATCTTGTCCTCTCCTCAAAAGGACATGTTAGAGACCTCCCACAAAAGGATTTCGGTGTCGATCTGAAAACCCTCGAGATGGAGTTCGAAATCATCCCGGGGAAAGAAAGTGTCGTTCAGCATCTCAAAGAAGCTACACAAGGCAAGGAGGTTTTACTCGCTTCAGACCCGGATAGAGAAGGTGAGGCTATTGCTTGGCACCTGTCCACATTGCTGAACGTTAAGGGAAAAAATAGAATAACATTCTCGGAAATAACCCCTCGGGCTATCAAAGAAGCAGTCCAATCGCCGAGGGAAATAGACATGAACAAGGTCAACGCCCAACTGGCTCGTCGGGTCCTCGACCGTATCGTCGGGTACAAAATCAGTCCACTTCTCTGGCGGATAATGAAAGACGCTAAGAGTGCCGGTAGAGTCCAATCAGCAGCTCTGAAAATCGTATGCGAACGCGAGAGAGAACGTGTAAAATTCGTTCCCCAGAAATTCTTCAAAATCTGGGTGGAAGTTGCCGGCCTAAAGGCCTACCTGACGAAGGTGGATGGCAAAAAGGTTAAACCGACGGATGTTACCAAGGAAATCGCGGACGAGGTCTCAAAAAGCGTTCGTCAAGTCCGCTTGATTAACGTAGATATCAAGGAAGTCAAGAAAAATCCACCGCAACCTTTCATCACAAGTACATTACAGCAAGACGCTTCGAGTAAACTGGGCTTTCCCGTTTCCAAAACGATGAAAATAGCACAGGAACTGTACGAAGGGATTGACACACCTGAAGGCCACATCGCATTTATCACGTACATGCGTACGGATTCCACACGCGTTTCGGAAGAAGCGAAAGAAGCCGCCGCGGATTTCATCGCAAAGCACTTTGGAGAACAATACGTTGGTGAAGGGGTTAAAAAAGCACGTGAAAAGACTAAAGCAAAAGTCCAAGACGCACACGAATGTATCCGTCCCGTGGACGTTTTTCTAACACCCGAGGCAGCGAAGAAATTACTCGACCGAGATCACTACAGACTTTACGAGCTTATCTGGAAACGCTTCATCGCATCGCAGATGACACCGGCTGTATACAAACAGTTCAGTTACGATTTCGAAAGTGGACCGTATCTTTTCGAAGCCACAGCACGGGAAAGATTGTTCGACGGTTTTGAGAGTGTGTATTCAGTCGACGATGAGAAGCCCGAAACACACAAAGAGCTTAAGGTGAACGAGACATACGCGGTCGAACCGAAGGTCCAAGAATCTGAAACAACCCCACCCGACAGGTTCACGGAGGCGAGCCTTGTCAAAACGCTGGAAAGTGAAGGTATCGGTCGTCCAAGCACGTACGCTACCATAATCCAAACACTCTTAGATAGAAAATACGTTGTGAAGAAGAAACGTGCTTTGGTTCCGACGATACTTGGCTTTATCGTTAACGAGTATCTCGAAGAAAGATTCCCCGACGTTGTGGATAAAAACTTCACCGCGGAGATGGAAAAAGAGCTCGACGAAGTTGAGAACGGTAAAAAGGACTGGAAAACCGTTATTAGGGACTTCTTAAAGGAGTTTTCCAAAGACCTCATGAACGCCGAAAAGGAATTTTTCAGCATAGATTACGAAACTGATCTAACGTGCAACTGCGGGAAAAACTTTTACCTAAAGGTTGGAAAGTTCGGCCTTTACCTTCTGTGTAAGAATTGCAACAAGACCAGCAAAGTAGATCCAGAAAGGATCGGTGTTATCGTTGACGGAAAAGCTTTGTTCAACTTGCGAAGTGAGGCATCGGAACCCGGTAGAGAAGAGGCAAACGAAAACAGTGATGAATTGCCAAACGTTGCCGAAGAGCATGCAGTTCAACGCTCGTACCGGTACAAAAGGTCGACTAGTCCTTCCGGATCTGGAAAGAAACGGAAGAAGACGTAG
- a CDS encoding 3'-5' exoribonuclease YhaM family protein produces the protein MNIPREILEKFSYPYVADLGSYLDKEIDGIFKVKSKKLQETKDGKKFLLITLEDRTGSVRAVDWYNAESNDQLVEVGSIVNVTGKVVYFEDRIQINIANDPRAIKKLSENDYDIERFVSKASNVDEMFNELLELISTVKDSDYRRILNAFFLEDKSFVETFKNAPAGVRIHHAYIGGLLEHSLNVAKIADKVAQVYPQLDRDLLIAGALLHDVGKVKEYTVTQKGIEVTTDGELLGHIIMGVEMLERKGRNIPPEKLIKLKHIIASHHGEFEWGAPVLPKTPEALVLHFIENMDSKVNRVFGIIEKEDNGKEWSEYDTNLSRRFLLK, from the coding sequence GTGAACATACCGAGGGAGATTTTGGAGAAGTTTTCGTATCCTTACGTTGCCGATCTGGGTTCGTATCTGGATAAGGAAATCGACGGTATTTTCAAGGTCAAGAGCAAGAAACTCCAGGAGACAAAAGACGGTAAGAAATTTTTGCTGATAACTTTGGAAGATAGAACCGGTAGTGTTCGTGCTGTAGACTGGTACAACGCGGAGTCAAACGACCAACTCGTGGAAGTTGGCTCCATTGTTAACGTGACGGGCAAAGTCGTTTACTTCGAGGACAGGATCCAGATCAACATCGCAAACGACCCAAGGGCGATAAAGAAACTTTCAGAAAACGACTACGACATCGAACGTTTCGTTTCGAAAGCCTCCAACGTGGACGAGATGTTCAACGAACTGTTGGAGCTCATATCCACCGTGAAGGATTCGGACTACCGAAGAATATTAAACGCGTTTTTCTTGGAAGACAAATCTTTTGTCGAAACTTTTAAGAACGCACCTGCTGGTGTCCGAATCCACCATGCGTACATAGGAGGATTACTCGAGCATTCACTAAACGTTGCAAAAATTGCCGATAAGGTAGCTCAGGTGTACCCACAACTGGACCGTGACCTTCTCATAGCTGGGGCACTGCTGCACGACGTGGGAAAGGTAAAAGAGTACACCGTCACGCAAAAGGGAATAGAAGTTACCACCGACGGAGAGTTGCTGGGACACATCATTATGGGAGTTGAAATGCTCGAGCGAAAAGGCCGAAATATTCCCCCCGAAAAACTCATCAAGTTGAAACATATCATTGCGTCCCATCACGGTGAATTCGAATGGGGGGCTCCCGTGCTACCGAAGACACCGGAGGCACTTGTGCTCCATTTCATTGAAAACATGGACTCGAAAGTAAACCGCGTGTTCGGAATTATAGAGAAAGAAGATAACGGTAAGGAATGGAGCGAGTACGACACCAACTTGAGTAGGAGATTCCTTTTGAAGTAG
- the alr gene encoding alanine racemase, producing the protein MESRHTYAVINVRNYLHNLRFFAEHCSPAKVMPVVKANAYGHGAVVLAKAAERSGFDFFAVAFLEEALELRKHGIRSEILVFNYIHPDMFHLAWREGITITLYSWEQLWQASKSPFKPKCHVKIDTGMRRLGVYPSEAVDFINAARKAGFEVEGAYTHLAVADSLDEDDVQFTIQQYQAFEELDLDVKIKHVCNSGASVSRVIPCFDYVRIGIASYGLQPGKTVTHPELKPVLSWKTIVSQVKNIKPGDTVSYGRTFKASTEMTIATIPVGYADGYWRQLSNKGYVLIHGEKCPIVGRVCMDQFMVDVTHLSNVKIGDEVVLIGQQGDKTITAEEIADMVGTINYEVTCRISERVPRVYEGLEL; encoded by the coding sequence ATGGAGAGTAGACATACTTACGCAGTCATTAATGTTCGGAATTACTTGCACAACTTAAGATTCTTTGCCGAACACTGTAGTCCAGCAAAGGTTATGCCCGTTGTAAAAGCGAACGCGTACGGACACGGTGCTGTAGTGCTGGCAAAGGCAGCCGAGCGGAGCGGTTTCGACTTCTTCGCAGTCGCGTTCCTCGAGGAAGCACTTGAGCTAAGAAAGCACGGAATAAGGTCGGAAATCCTTGTGTTCAACTACATTCACCCGGATATGTTTCACCTGGCGTGGCGTGAGGGTATAACGATAACGCTTTATTCCTGGGAACAACTCTGGCAGGCCTCCAAATCACCCTTCAAGCCAAAATGTCATGTCAAAATCGACACAGGTATGAGACGCCTTGGTGTTTATCCCTCCGAAGCCGTCGATTTCATCAATGCAGCTCGAAAAGCGGGATTTGAAGTTGAAGGTGCGTACACACACTTGGCCGTTGCTGATAGCTTGGACGAAGATGACGTTCAGTTCACAATTCAGCAGTACCAAGCCTTCGAAGAACTTGACCTGGATGTAAAGATTAAGCATGTTTGCAACAGCGGAGCATCCGTCTCGCGTGTTATTCCGTGTTTTGACTACGTGAGAATTGGAATAGCCAGTTACGGGCTACAACCGGGAAAAACGGTCACGCATCCCGAGTTGAAACCTGTTCTCAGCTGGAAGACAATAGTATCGCAGGTAAAGAACATAAAACCGGGCGATACGGTCAGTTACGGGAGAACGTTCAAAGCTTCCACGGAGATGACGATTGCCACGATTCCCGTCGGTTACGCGGATGGATATTGGAGGCAACTCTCCAACAAGGGTTACGTGCTCATACACGGTGAAAAATGTCCTATCGTAGGTCGCGTTTGCATGGATCAGTTCATGGTTGACGTGACACACTTGAGCAATGTCAAAATAGGTGATGAAGTTGTACTCATCGGTCAACAAGGTGATAAAACCATCACCGCGGAAGAAATAGCCGACATGGTTGGAACGATAAATTACGAGGTGACGTGCCGTATTTCGGAACGTGTACCACGGGTGTACGAGGGGTTGGAATTGTGA
- the rpmB gene encoding 50S ribosomal protein L28 codes for MAKCEVCGKGPRAGKNVSHSNRHTNRWFKPNIQKVRVLTSEGTVKRMNVCTDCLKAGKVKRYVSRSKSVEVEA; via the coding sequence ATGGCAAAGTGCGAAGTCTGTGGCAAGGGTCCAAGGGCTGGAAAAAACGTGAGCCACTCCAACAGACATACAAACAGATGGTTCAAGCCCAACATCCAGAAGGTTCGCGTTTTGACTTCCGAAGGTACCGTTAAAAGGATGAACGTGTGCACCGATTGTTTGAAAGCAGGAAAGGTGAAAAGGTACGTGAGCAGGTCAAAATCGGTTGAGGTGGAGGCATAA
- a CDS encoding phospho-sugar mutase produces MRDYMAEYRKWLESPYVDEATKSELRAIEGNDEEIKERFLLELEFGTAGLRGKIGAGTSRMNIYTVARATQGLANFVLEKGSEYAKKGVVIAYDVRRMSKEFARVTAEVLAANGIQVYLFDDIRPTPVLSFAVRYLGTTSGIVITASHNPPDYNGYKVYWDKGSQITDEVAKPIEAHIRSIDDFSKIKRMDFDVALSQGLIKIVGADVDEAYFEKVLSLSLCEEIDKEISIVYTPLHGTGTKFVERVLRERGFKNYFIVPEQAQPSGEFPTVSYPNPEDVNAFELALKYAKERDADIVLATDPDADRVALMVKHKGEYVPLNGNQTGALLIDYLLSQRKTKGILPKNGIIIKSIVTGDLGKMIAKCYGVETFETLTGFKNICGLENELEGKYSFQFGYEESIGYVTGDFVRDKDGVMMTMLISEMAAFHKKHGKTLVDVLEGLYKKHGYYLEDNFSLIYEGLKGMEKIRRIMEKFRKHYPRQIGFLDLVEFIDYKVRKVFDKNGNEIGDVEQHIPASDVLRFFLSDGSWYAIRPSGTEPKLKVYIYSFDKVKQEALRKLEVIKDAIMKIVAEA; encoded by the coding sequence ATGCGGGATTACATGGCTGAATACCGTAAGTGGCTCGAGAGTCCCTACGTCGACGAAGCAACAAAGAGTGAACTCAGAGCAATTGAAGGAAACGATGAAGAGATAAAGGAGAGGTTCCTCCTGGAACTCGAGTTCGGCACGGCTGGATTGAGGGGAAAGATCGGTGCCGGGACCAGTAGGATGAACATCTACACGGTAGCCAGAGCAACCCAAGGGTTGGCAAACTTCGTTCTTGAAAAGGGAAGCGAGTATGCGAAGAAAGGTGTGGTGATAGCTTACGATGTTCGGAGGATGTCCAAGGAATTCGCGCGAGTAACGGCCGAAGTCCTCGCGGCCAACGGTATACAGGTCTACCTTTTCGACGACATCCGTCCAACCCCAGTCCTGTCGTTTGCCGTAAGATACCTGGGCACCACCTCCGGAATAGTCATAACTGCAAGTCACAATCCACCGGATTACAACGGTTACAAGGTCTACTGGGACAAAGGCTCGCAAATCACCGACGAAGTTGCAAAGCCGATAGAAGCGCACATAAGGTCCATTGACGATTTCTCAAAGATAAAGAGGATGGATTTCGATGTAGCGCTTTCCCAAGGACTCATAAAGATCGTGGGGGCAGATGTCGATGAAGCGTACTTTGAGAAAGTTCTCTCACTTTCTTTATGCGAGGAAATCGACAAGGAGATCAGTATCGTCTATACTCCACTACACGGTACCGGTACCAAGTTCGTGGAACGAGTACTGAGAGAGAGAGGTTTTAAGAATTACTTCATCGTGCCAGAGCAAGCGCAACCATCCGGCGAATTCCCCACGGTAAGTTATCCAAACCCAGAAGACGTGAACGCGTTCGAACTTGCGCTGAAATACGCAAAAGAAAGAGACGCGGACATCGTACTTGCAACTGATCCAGATGCCGACAGGGTGGCTTTGATGGTCAAGCACAAAGGGGAGTACGTACCGCTGAACGGAAATCAAACGGGTGCTCTCTTAATAGACTATCTGCTCTCTCAGAGGAAGACAAAGGGAATTCTTCCAAAGAACGGCATCATCATAAAATCAATCGTGACCGGTGATCTTGGAAAAATGATTGCCAAATGCTACGGTGTGGAAACGTTCGAAACTTTGACGGGCTTTAAGAACATTTGCGGGCTTGAAAACGAACTTGAGGGGAAATATTCATTCCAGTTCGGTTATGAAGAAAGCATTGGCTACGTCACCGGGGATTTTGTACGCGATAAGGACGGAGTCATGATGACGATGTTAATTTCCGAGATGGCGGCATTCCACAAAAAACATGGCAAGACGCTTGTGGACGTTCTTGAAGGACTTTACAAAAAGCACGGTTACTATCTCGAAGATAACTTCTCGCTCATTTACGAGGGACTGAAAGGCATGGAGAAGATCAGGCGCATCATGGAGAAATTCCGAAAGCACTACCCAAGGCAGATTGGTTTCCTCGACCTTGTCGAATTCATAGATTATAAGGTACGTAAAGTCTTTGATAAGAACGGTAACGAAATAGGAGATGTCGAGCAACACATACCCGCCTCCGATGTTCTTAGATTTTTCCTCAGCGACGGTTCGTGGTATGCGATAAGGCCGTCGGGAACCGAACCGAAGTTGAAAGTTTACATTTACAGTTTCGATAAGGTTAAACAGGAAGCTTTAAGAAAGCTTGAGGTAATAAAGGACGCGATAATGAAAATTGTAGCGGAAGCTTAA
- the def gene encoding peptide deformylase, protein MEIRILGDPVLRKKAQPVTDFAQVRAILEEFKITMYEQDGVGLAAPQVGISLRFFGMDDGSGFKMVVNPVILERSEEKILGEEGCLSIPGVFANIERHSWIRVRYQDEHGNFHEELLEGYAARIFQHEFDHLDGVLFIDHLDSKTRVALAQELKKIMESRRKAEKKADKR, encoded by the coding sequence ATGGAGATAAGGATATTAGGTGATCCAGTCCTCAGAAAAAAGGCCCAACCGGTCACAGATTTCGCACAAGTGCGTGCTATTTTGGAGGAGTTTAAAATCACCATGTACGAACAAGATGGCGTGGGACTCGCGGCTCCGCAGGTCGGAATCTCGCTACGCTTTTTCGGTATGGACGACGGTTCCGGATTCAAGATGGTCGTTAATCCAGTGATTTTGGAGAGATCCGAGGAAAAAATCCTTGGTGAAGAGGGATGCCTGAGTATCCCAGGTGTGTTTGCCAACATTGAGCGGCACAGTTGGATCCGTGTTCGCTATCAGGATGAACATGGGAACTTTCATGAGGAACTTCTGGAGGGATACGCCGCCAGAATTTTCCAGCACGAATTCGACCATCTCGACGGCGTACTCTTCATAGACCACCTCGACTCAAAGACGCGCGTTGCATTGGCCCAGGAATTGAAAAAAATAATGGAAAGTCGTAGAAAAGCTGAAAAAAAGGCGGACAAACGATAA
- the surE gene encoding 5'/3'-nucleotidase SurE: protein MNILLVNDDGITAPGILCAARFLSQKHNVVVCAPESEQSAVGHGITLRFPLWVRKLDINEPFEMYAVSGTPADCVKIGLDVIYKDKGIVPDVVVSGINRGENLGTDVIYSGTVSGALEGAIAGVPSLAVSVADFKDPIYETAALFLLKFLEEFDLKQIPRFTALNINVPSIPYEKIKGWRLTRQSKRRYEDYFEQRVDPYGRKYYWMLGDIIEDDPDPKADYKALAQGYISVTPITIFMTNEELLKELEAKYHGDKDIR, encoded by the coding sequence ATGAACATACTTCTGGTGAACGATGATGGTATAACCGCACCTGGAATTCTATGTGCCGCAAGGTTCTTGAGTCAAAAGCACAACGTTGTTGTATGTGCCCCGGAATCCGAGCAAAGTGCCGTCGGTCACGGCATCACTCTGCGCTTCCCACTCTGGGTGAGGAAGCTGGACATAAACGAACCTTTTGAGATGTATGCAGTTTCCGGTACACCGGCCGATTGCGTCAAAATCGGACTCGATGTGATCTACAAAGACAAAGGCATCGTACCCGATGTTGTTGTCAGTGGGATAAACAGGGGTGAGAACCTTGGAACGGATGTGATCTACTCTGGAACAGTGAGCGGTGCCCTTGAAGGCGCGATAGCCGGCGTACCATCACTGGCTGTTTCGGTTGCCGACTTCAAAGATCCCATCTACGAAACGGCGGCACTTTTCTTGCTTAAATTCCTTGAAGAATTTGATCTAAAGCAAATCCCAAGATTCACGGCTCTCAACATAAACGTACCATCGATACCGTACGAAAAGATAAAGGGATGGAGACTCACCCGTCAGAGTAAGAGACGCTACGAAGATTATTTTGAGCAACGTGTAGACCCCTACGGGCGAAAGTATTACTGGATGCTTGGGGATATAATCGAAGATGACCCGGATCCAAAAGCCGATTACAAAGCACTCGCTCAAGGGTACATCTCAGTTACACCTATTACGATATTTATGACCAACGAAGAACTACTGAAAGAGTTGGAGGCGAAATACCATGGAGATAAGGATATTAGGTGA
- the ispG gene encoding flavodoxin-dependent (E)-4-hydroxy-3-methylbut-2-enyl-diphosphate synthase, with product MSNWFRRRATKLIRVGNISIGGGSPIVIQSMTNTDTHDLQSTLEQIKRLQEVGCEIVRISLPDIECAKLVRRIKESVTVPIVGDVHFDHRIAIEAIKNGVDKIRINPGNIGSEAKIREIVTVANEYGVPIRVGANSGSLPKDLTSLPRAQALAEAALREVRTLEKFGFENIVVSVKSSDVLETIEANRYIAKYIDYPLHVGVTEAGTLYNSLIKSSMAVGVLILEGLVDTLRISISGDPVNEVIAAKKLLTFLGMRKGVDVIACPTCARSVFDVEKVALEVEKILSNVEEDIKISVLGCIVNGIGEGKNADLGIAGTNDGVVLFYKGEIVGTYKLEEGLGKLKELTRTIVQEKLKNPAT from the coding sequence CGAATACCGACACTCACGACCTGCAGTCTACACTGGAACAAATTAAGAGATTACAGGAAGTCGGGTGCGAAATAGTTCGTATTTCGCTTCCGGACATTGAATGCGCAAAACTGGTTCGCAGGATAAAGGAGTCCGTCACCGTTCCCATCGTGGGTGATGTCCACTTCGACCACAGGATAGCGATCGAAGCCATCAAGAACGGTGTGGACAAGATAAGAATAAACCCGGGAAACATTGGTAGTGAAGCAAAAATACGAGAAATCGTTACCGTTGCAAACGAGTACGGTGTTCCTATACGTGTGGGAGCCAACAGCGGTTCGTTGCCCAAGGACCTCACATCCCTTCCGAGGGCTCAAGCACTGGCCGAAGCCGCACTAAGGGAAGTGCGCACACTGGAAAAATTCGGTTTTGAAAATATCGTTGTTTCCGTGAAAAGTTCTGACGTGCTCGAAACGATCGAAGCAAACCGATACATCGCAAAGTATATAGATTATCCGTTACACGTGGGTGTTACCGAAGCTGGTACACTTTACAATTCGCTCATCAAATCATCCATGGCTGTCGGTGTTCTTATCTTGGAAGGCTTGGTCGATACACTCCGTATCTCAATATCAGGTGATCCGGTAAACGAAGTTATCGCGGCAAAGAAGTTACTAACGTTTCTCGGGATGCGAAAGGGTGTCGATGTGATAGCTTGCCCAACTTGCGCACGAAGCGTCTTCGATGTCGAAAAGGTTGCCCTGGAAGTGGAAAAAATATTATCGAACGTAGAGGAAGACATTAAGATTTCGGTACTTGGATGCATCGTCAATGGTATCGGTGAAGGAAAAAACGCCGACTTGGGTATCGCGGGAACCAACGATGGAGTTGTACTCTTCTACAAAGGTGAAATCGTAGGAACTTACAAACTTGAAGAAGGTTTGGGTAAACTAAAAGAGTTAACCCGTACCATCGTTCAAGAAAAGTTGAAAAACCCCGCTACCTAA